Genomic window (Candidatus Zixiibacteriota bacterium):
TCCGAGATAGTCTACGCCATGGAACCTGTAGGGTTCGATGAAATACTACTTAATCTACCTTTATCCAAGAGGGAAGGTGTACAGTTCAAATAACAATTTTAGTTCTATTTAAAGGAATCCAGCTATTTTTTGCCACATAGGTATGAGACTTTGCTTTGGTTACTTTCTACAACTTTGCATATATGTAAAATATGTTTTGCAATTGGATTGATGACTGAAGTAACTCCTTACATGGAGGTTTAATGTCCTCTCTAAAGGGAGGGGGGAGAGTAAAAAGAAGGATTGTGATTTTGGCGGAGGGGTGTTTTACGGCGCTGGAGGCGAAGACGGCTTACGGGCTGATCAGATATAAGCCTTCGGAGGTGGTGGCGGTTATTGATTCTACCAGGGCGGGCAAAACCTCTCAGGAAATCATCGGTTTGGGGGGGAATATTCCGGTTGTTAAAAATGTGGAAGGCTCACTTCCTTATAATCCGGATTCGCTTTTAATCGGGATTGCACCACGGGGCGGGAAACTTCCTTCAGAGTGGAGAAAAGAAATTATCTCCGCCCTTGAAAATGGTCTAAATATTCTCAACGGAATGCACGATAAATTAAGTAGAGACCCTGAACTTGCTACCTTAGCCAATTTCAGGAAGGTGGCGATTATTGACCTGAGAGAGGCAGAGGGGTATAATAAGGTCGCAGACT
Coding sequences:
- a CDS encoding DUF1611 domain-containing protein, which translates into the protein MSSLKGGGRVKRRIVILAEGCFTALEAKTAYGLIRYKPSEVVAVIDSTRAGKTSQEIIGLGGNIPVVKNVEGSLPYNPDSLLIGIAPRGGKLPSEWRKEIISALENGLNILNGMHDKLSRDPELATLANFRKVAIIDLREAEGYNKVADYLPEKNKAKVVLTIGTDCRSGKMITAFELTEVAKKFGWNPYFVATGQSGIVISGEGVPIDAIKGDFMAGAMEEFLFEKS